Proteins encoded in a region of the Takifugu flavidus isolate HTHZ2018 chromosome 10, ASM371156v2, whole genome shotgun sequence genome:
- the tp53inp1 gene encoding tumor protein p53-inducible nuclear protein 1 — translation MLQRFASALFGGKVEELSRHGRPEGEKGPEKEDEEWILVNYLAEPCSAQCDSGLSESTIGPEEEDEDLVMIPSPMASPPIRYASCTSLNSTAETDPDGGVEEEEEEENGFFRLDVGSLEESWFVTPPPCFTGRGSQPVLETSPLENLLIEHPSMSVYAYHSPPRLTLDTLPHSLDLGLLPENKTIASKSKCEGVKKGRRTLDGTHRRPEAAIFQRHSSQHSAHGGLLRQRVSSATQSTPPLSRNALRRLNLLRPPKVNTMHLHQPSQRHLNF, via the exons ATGTTGCAGAGGTTCGCCAGCGCGCTGTTTGGAGGAAAGGTGGAGGAGTTGAGTCGACACGGTCGACcagagggggagaaggggccagagaaggaggatgaagagtggATCCTGGTCAATTACCTGG CTGAACCCTGCTCGGCCCAGTGTGATTCTGGCCTCTCTGAATCCACCATTGgtcctgaggaggaggacgaagacctGGTGATGATCCCCTCGCCTATGGCCAGTCCCCCAATCCGCTATGCTTCCTGTACGTCGCTCAACTCTACAGCTGAAACGGACCcagatggaggagtggaggaggaggaggaagaagaaaatgggTTCTTCCGTCTGGATGTGGGCTCTTTGGAGGAGAGCTGGtttgtcacccccccaccctgcttCACTGGCCGTGGCAGCCAGCCTGTCCTGGAAACCAGCCCACTGGAAAACCTGCTGATCGAGCACCCCAGCATGTCCGTCTATGCCTACCACAGCCCCCCCAGACTGACCCTCGACACCCTTCCACACTCCCTGGACCTGGGCCTGTTACCTGAAAATAAGACCATTGCTTCAAAAAGCAAGTGTGAAGGTGTGAAGAAGGGCAGACGAACGCTGGACGGCACCCATCGCAG gccagagGCAGCCATCTTCCAACGCCACTCCAGCCAGCACTCTGCTCACGGCGGCCTCCTGCGACAGCGGGTGAGCAGCGCCACACAGTCCACCCCCCCGCTGTCCCGCAATGCCCTGCGACGCCTCAACCTGCTGCGCCCTCCAAAGGTCAACACCATGCACCTGCACCAGCCCAGCCAGCGACACCTGAACTTCTGA